From the Plectropomus leopardus isolate mb chromosome 18, YSFRI_Pleo_2.0, whole genome shotgun sequence genome, one window contains:
- the LOC121957640 gene encoding tetranectin-like isoform X1, which translates to MEFRGVCVLLGVLLLVNCSFQQSSQRRIVKKADTAKDAAIKELQKQIDDIVQELNLLKEQQALQTVCLKGIKIYDKCFLADTVKKRYHTASEDCNALGGVLGTPTSREANDQLRDYIRQSIGPNEQVWLGINDMVTEGTWVDQTGSSITYKNWDTSNHRSPQPDGGMSSNCAVLSGASSGKWFDENCREEKPSVCQFNIV; encoded by the exons ATGGAGttcagaggagtgtgtgtgctgctgggAGTACTACTACTGGTGAACTGCTCGTTTCAGCAGAGTTCACAGAGGAGGATCGTGAAGAAAG CAGATACAGCAAAGGATGCTGCCATAAAGGAGCTACAGAAACAGATCGACGATATCGTCCAGGAGCTCAACCTCCTGAAGGAACAACAAGCCCTGCAGACCG tCTGTCTGAAAGGCATAAAGATCTATGACAAGTGTTTCTTGGCCGACACTGTGAAGAAACGCTACCACACTGCCAGCGAGGACTGTAACGCCCTAGGCGGCGTCCTCGGTACGCCCACATCCCGCGAAGCGAACGACCAGCTCAGAGACTACATCCGCCAGAGCATTGGCCCGAACGAACAGGTCTGGCTTGGCATCAACGACATGGTGACAGAGGGCACTTGGGTGGACCAGACCGGCTCCAGCATTACATACAAAAACTGGGACACCTCCAACCACCGGTCCCCTCAGCCTGACGGCGGGATGTCCAGCAACTGCGCCGTCCTGTCCGGGGCCTCCAGCGGGAAGTGGTTTGATGAGAACTGTCGTGAGGAGAAGCCCTCCGTGTGCCAGTTCAACATTGTTTGA
- the LOC121957640 gene encoding tetranectin-like isoform X2, whose amino-acid sequence MEFRGVCVLLGVLLLVNCSFQQSSQRRIVKKDTAKDAAIKELQKQIDDIVQELNLLKEQQALQTVCLKGIKIYDKCFLADTVKKRYHTASEDCNALGGVLGTPTSREANDQLRDYIRQSIGPNEQVWLGINDMVTEGTWVDQTGSSITYKNWDTSNHRSPQPDGGMSSNCAVLSGASSGKWFDENCREEKPSVCQFNIV is encoded by the exons ATGGAGttcagaggagtgtgtgtgctgctgggAGTACTACTACTGGTGAACTGCTCGTTTCAGCAGAGTTCACAGAGGAGGATCGTGAAGAAAG ATACAGCAAAGGATGCTGCCATAAAGGAGCTACAGAAACAGATCGACGATATCGTCCAGGAGCTCAACCTCCTGAAGGAACAACAAGCCCTGCAGACCG tCTGTCTGAAAGGCATAAAGATCTATGACAAGTGTTTCTTGGCCGACACTGTGAAGAAACGCTACCACACTGCCAGCGAGGACTGTAACGCCCTAGGCGGCGTCCTCGGTACGCCCACATCCCGCGAAGCGAACGACCAGCTCAGAGACTACATCCGCCAGAGCATTGGCCCGAACGAACAGGTCTGGCTTGGCATCAACGACATGGTGACAGAGGGCACTTGGGTGGACCAGACCGGCTCCAGCATTACATACAAAAACTGGGACACCTCCAACCACCGGTCCCCTCAGCCTGACGGCGGGATGTCCAGCAACTGCGCCGTCCTGTCCGGGGCCTCCAGCGGGAAGTGGTTTGATGAGAACTGTCGTGAGGAGAAGCCCTCCGTGTGCCAGTTCAACATTGTTTGA
- the exosc7 gene encoding exosome complex component RRP42: MATVQVSEAEKVYILHGIRDDLRVDGRGCEDYRHMEIETDVVSNTDGSAKVTLGHTAVLVGIKADIGKPRPMVPNEGYLEFFVDCSANATPEFEGRGGEELGTELSNTLYKVFNNKHSVDLKSLCISEGEHCWVLFVDVLLLQCDGNLYDAISIAIKAALFNTKIPRVHISTDEEGGKEIELSDDPYDCMRLSVENVPCIVTLCKVGHRHVVDATLQEKACSVASLIISVTHKGTITCTRKVGGGSLDPESIFEMTEAGKRVGKALHAPLMKLLQQEESLGKKRQKVGFLG; this comes from the exons ATGGCAACAGTACAAGTTAGCGAGGCtgaaaaagtttacattttacacGGTATAAGG GATGATTTACGAGTGGACGGAAGAGGCTGTGAGGACTACAGACACATGGAGATAGAGACTGATGTGGTGTCCAACACAGACGGCTCCGCCAAAGTCACACTG gGGCACACAGCGGTTCTGGTTGGGATTAAGGCGGACATTGGAAAACCACGGCCCATGGTGCCAAATGAAGGCTACTTGGAGTTCTTTGTTGACTG TTCGGCCAATGCAACCCCTGAGTTTGAGGGCAGAGGAGGCGAGGAGCTCGGTACGGAGCTAAGTAACACCCTTTACAAAGTctttaacaacaaacacagtgtGGACCTGAAGAGCCTCTGTATCAGTGAAGGAGAACACTGCTGGGTCCTCTTTGTGGATGTGCTG CTCCTGCAGTGCGATGGAAACCTGTACGATGCCATCTCCATAGCTATCAAGGCAGCTCTCTTCAACACAAA AATTCCCCGAGTGCACATATCCACCGAtgaggaaggagggaaggagaTTGAGCTGTCCGATGACCCGTATGATTGCATGAGACTCAGTGTAGAAAACGTTCCTTGTATAGTGACACTGTGCAAG gtgGGCCACAGGCACGTGGTGGACGCGACTCTGCAGGAGAAGGCCTGCTCCGTGGCGAGCCTGATCATCTCTGTGACACACAAGGGCACGATCACCTGCACGAGGAAGGTGGGCGGAGGCAGCCTGGATCCAGAGAGCATCTTTGAAATGACAGAG GCAGGCAAACGGGTCGGAAAAGCTCTTCATGCTCCGCTcatgaagctgctgcagcaggaggagagtttGGGAAAGAAGCGACAGAAAGTGGGTTTTCTTGGTTAA